The Xyrauchen texanus isolate HMW12.3.18 chromosome 49, RBS_HiC_50CHRs, whole genome shotgun sequence genome contains the following window.
CCCGACATGGActttatatggcccccagctgaacgatttcatTTCTCTTGGGGAGAACTTTTGTCTGATCAAAATCTCTTCAAATAGAAAGAAGGAAACGCACACCTGCAAAGCACCCATCAATTATTTTTAATAGGCAAGTACTGAAGATGGGAGGTTAGTGTGTCTATTGAGGCAGAACATCCTTTCAAGACACGGGTGGAATGTTGTTATGGACCATGCGTGACACGGACGGGTTAAGCCGTTGCTTACCGTCTCCCGGACGCGAGTGGGTCCGAGTTGGGGTGGCAAGTGAGGTGGCATCTGCCACCCCGTGCCACCCTTCTGTCCCCACCCATCAGAAGCCATCACTTAGATTTCAAATTCATAAATATGGACATATCTatgattttaaatttttattgacCAAATTATTCCAAACAGTCTTCAAGTATTCTTTAATATCCTTACATTAATTGTCCTCCCACATTGCTCAGTTGTATTTGGATGCCCCCCCATACCCAGACGTACACACGTACAGTACATTTCTAAGATGTCTGATTTAgagtgtttcatctggaaagcactGCATTAATATcttataaacatcttaaaaagagcaGATTTATATACACTCTgtatcataaacgtctcaaagacatctaccTAATGTCCTTTAGACATCCGAGAGGAATTGTCTAGACGTAATGCATATGAGCAAAcaatcaaaataaatgaaaaacaaaaaatacatcttccacATGTAAACACATACACCAAATAGACGTCTGAATGATGTGCGTGTGCTATCAGGGTCATGTCCTTTCAGTGAGGTCAGGATATTTTTAAACTTTCAGTGTAAACAATTGTCACATGTGGCGATCATTCCCTTCCAAAAATAGTGTATACAAGACCTAGTGCACAATACACCTTCAATAATAGTTGAGTATTGTTGCACTCACCTTTAGTCTACAGAACATTAAGTATACTTCAGTATCAGATGGCCCATCAAATTGCTGAATCGCGGATGCTAGCAGCAGTCTGGAATGCAAAGCATTTGAGAATGGCATTGGTGTGGACAGTGATCTATTTTAGTAAGCCTCTTTTGAGGGCATCAGACTCTATAAATGTGCAGAGTTTCTTCCCTCTGGCCATAACAAAGTCATATTGTGCTTTCATCATCTGAGAGGTAAGTACTGTCAGGTTATTGACATCGATGGGTTAGTAACAAATAAACCGTATATTGTTTTGTTCAATAGAATCAGACAGTAATTGTAGAGTTTTTAGCTTCTTACCTAGATGTCTTCTATACTTTAATACATCTggcaagacatttaaaaaaaatactttttgaaaaggGACCAATACCAAACTCTTTTAAAGAGTAAAAGATGTGTTTACACAGAGCATTTtgaattcagtttatttttaGGAAGTCAAAACTTACCTTTTATCCAGTTTTTGATGTGTAATAGTGAACCTGTACATAAAAATACGCTTTCATTATGCATTGTTTAAAGAAAACTGAAATATTCTGCAatttgtcattttacaggaaaaaaacaaAGGCATTAACATGTCTGAGTCTACGTAAGTATTTCATGTACTCAGCAACAGTTTCATAATTTGatctatttatattttaaatacattccaTAGTTAAATAGTTGATCTCATTctcttgtatgtgtgtgtctgtatgtgcatatgtgtgtatctTGTGTTGTAGTGTGGTGAGTATCCTACAAGTTCTAAAAATAGAAACTCTTTGACACATATTACTGAGTACATTTTGTATTTCAGTaacaaataattaaacaatatgACATTTTTGACAGGGTCACATTGTTGTTCTTGTCATATTGGCTCTCTTCCTTAGAGAAAGTCAAAGATTACTGCATCTCGTCGGTTATTCTTAAAGGTGAGTATTAATGATGTTAGAAATATGTTCATTGTGCTATCTCTGTGTTTATGACATTGTCTGTACTGACGTTGCAAGTGAACATGTTCTACGTAAAGTAACCATTTGGAATAATCAGTTTACCATAATTGTTATATGGCAATGAAAATCGTGCTATTATACAGTGCATTATCACATGTCCCCTACTGAAACAGTCTTATGAATACAGTTAGGTGAAGTGTAATTTGATCAACTGTACTGGGGTGCTTTAATGATCTATCTTCATACCATATCATTGTTCATGTGAATCAGTATCCTCCATCATTTTGATGCATTGATTTACAGACCAAAATACTGAAGAAGGCCAACACATTGCTTGTGGAAGAAAAGGAACAGAAAAAGATTGAGAGAGAAGGAACACTCAGTGAGAGAGTTCCTCCACTCAAACTGTCTGGACTATCTGTACAGGACTTACAGGTTGTTATTCCGTAGTGATCGAAGATGAAAGCCATTCATATTTTGTCAAGATTAATTTGACTCTTACTTGCCAATGTTCTTTTTACAGAATCTGTGCAAAGAAATACATCATAAAATTGATGTTGTGGATGAGGAACGATATGACGTTCAAGCTAAAATTTTCAAAAGTGAAAAGGAGGTAACTTTTTACACTGAGTAATTGACAATACAATTATGTTCACGCGTAAACAAAGTAAACAACTTAATAGTTAGTTTTGTCTGACAGAACTGTGGTAACTCTTTAAATTAAGGTGCTATTTGTTACCATTAGTTGCATTAGGTATCAAGATAACAATGaaaaatgataattattttgTACAGTAGTTGTTCATCTTGGTTTTTAGTTTATcattttttagttcatgttagcttgaaatgcataaaatgaagtTAATTAGTATAATATGTAgaatttaacattaacaaagattgatAAATGCGGTAAAagcattgttaaaaataaattcatgttaacatgttattgtgttaactaatgttaatgtatggTAGGGCTGCAACTTATGATTatattgataatcgattaatctaatgattataaGAACGATTAATCggctattctgcgattattgttACGATTAAagtattccacaacgagagtgcttctctatttacttattttgtatttttgcattataaatccctcatactttgcgatctacatcacttgaagctgtttggtaagtttagagtgcatctggattgTGAGCTGTCTTATTCCTCTCCTCAGTTTGGCACAAACTGCAGTGTTGCTCTcccgcatcatcattagagttccATGTGATCTcgtgttacattaaatgagatcaaacaactattcgacagTGACATTTTTGCCggcaattttttattgtcaactttatcaataatgttgactaattgtttcagccctaatgtaaatacaaccttattgtaaagcgttaccaAAATTGCCAATTAGAATCTGAGGTGTAGGAATGATTTCAAAAGTAAAGGGAGGGAAACATGATTTGAAAAGCAATCtcaaatttggtaaatacttatcTTATAAATTCTCATTATTACACGTAATTTACTTTAGATTGGTTGGGAAGAGCCCTGATACAGTCAGTCCTAAATAATTAATGGTTTCATTTTAGATTGCAGATCTGAGCCACAAAATCTTTGACCTGAAGGGTAAAATGAAGAGACCTGCCCTGAAGAGAGTGAGGGTGTCTGCTGATGCCATGCTTGGTGCCCTGCTAGGTGCCAAACACAAAGAATCCATTGACTTCAAGGCAAACCTTAAGACAGTGAAGAAAGAAGAGGAAAAGGTAAGAATCAATATACAGTACCTCGATACAAAAACATCAATAGCTTATCAAGATTTTATAACTGAAACacaacatttgaaatatgttattattccaataataaattaaataacgaTTAaagatttttaacaatattaaagcTTTTATTAAAGGTTAAAAAACTATTACCTATTAAACATGCTTTCTTTGACTTCTGAAAACTGGCATTGTTTACATAGAAGCAATAATTGTGtctaatgcatttaactttaatccACACAGAAAGAGGAAGTAACTGACTGGCGTAAAAATGTGGATGCTATGTCAGGAATGGAGGGCAGGAAGAAGCTGTTTGCTGGACCAAATGCTCAATGAATTTTAAGATAGGGtcatttcaaataataaaatccCATTTAATTAGGCTATTTAATGCAGTTTAAATATACTATTGTGTAACTACTACATTTGACTGTGgttatgtgtttgttttattgtatgaGTTGGATGAATAAGAAAGAAATTTAGTGCAGATCTGCACTATTGTTGTGCATACCTCAGTTGATATCGTTACACATTATGTTGTTTATGACACATATAAAACAGTAGTTTATGATAACatatgattattttataatttcatcctgtcattatataataatttttatatcataatatttatgtgtaattaattgtgtgtattttgacAAGAAATAAATCGACATCTGTTTACACAAATCCAGGGTAATTCCAGGGTTTGCTTTGGTAAATGGTAATTTTTGAGGGTTCTGTGTGTAAATGGCGCTTTCCATTATTATAGAGtctattatacattgtcaacaaaagaCAATTAACTTTCAGATAAAGTAGGTCAAAATTAAACGCTagcttattgaaatgtaatagtACAGCTGGACATATGTGCACAATAATTAAGTCAAGAACGTTTTCAATCctgtacaaactaatttaaagttCCTCAGCACCTCAAAAATAACGTTACATTTCCAATTCGCCAACATGGGTTTAAACACGCCTACTTCTGAAGATTCGCGTATCTGATTGGCTGAAACAAGTGTCACTCAATGAAACTGTACGTGTTTGTTGATAGCGGCACTAGCCTCGGATGCAGAGCTTCTGTTTACTGTGGGCTGGGCGGATTCTCATCTAAAGGTGAGCTCTTCATTGTAAATTTCTGTGCATATAGCTTCTTCGATTATCACTTTTCATTATCATTATCACTGATTGGATGATTCATTTTTGCTAGTACGGAACGATTTCATAATAATGTGGCAAGCTAGCCCCGTTTTGTCGAATACTGTTTTCATACAGTAATACAGTAGTTCTGTATTAATTCGTCATATCGCCTCTGTTTAGGTATTTTACTTCAGTGTTTGGATAATTTTAGATTTTAGTTTCTGAATGCCAAAACTTCTCATTTTTATCATATGAAAATAAGACTTGGTCAGACTGCTGATTGAATTAGCAGCTTGCTGACATTTAGTTGACCCTTTCTGTTCTCCAATTATGTTCTCCAATTCTGTTCTCCAATTCTGTTTATACCTGCTGACCTTATTTCTTCAAGCCAGCTACAAATCGCTATTCCATAATTCATTCTCATCTGAGCTGTCTTAAAAGGCAAAGGTCACCCAATTCAAATTCTGTGATCACTtaatcaccttcatgttgttccaaacccagatgactttctttcttccgtggaatacaAAAAGAGATGCCAGGCACAATCACAacttcactattcacttttaagGCTCCAGACTGCAACTTAAGTAGttgcaaatgtgaccaaaaataaatgaatgcgaTACTAATTTAATATCTTGTTGTCACCATTGGCAACAGTCAGGTTGTGTACGTTCATATGTAGTTTCATCCGATATCATATTGTGAGTTATTAAATACATCTTCATAGCATCCACCAGTGTGTCTCGAGCCACTTTTCACTCTTTCTGTTGAGATGAGTTTGCTGCATACAACAACAAACACATGCTGAGCCATGGTGTCCGATTCGTCAACAAATTGCTTTTGAACCAGGTCTTTTTAGGGAATCACCCAGAATTAATCAATGttactttctcagcaaatcagcCACAAGTGAGTTAACAACTGAGAGCACAGACATTTCAACATATGAATCCCATGTGTATTTCGGTATTTCTAGACTTGTATTAAAAGTCCTGCACTatgaaccaaataaaaaaaatctgtttttttataGAGTGGGACTGGAGTAGCACAAAAAACAgcttctgggattttattcaatttgtattttcaatcattatttttacataagACATACGTACAGCtctgaaaaaaattaagagaccacttgAAAATGACCAGT
Protein-coding sequences here:
- the tnni4b.3 gene encoding troponin I4b, tandem duplicate 3; translation: MCVSVCAYVCILCCSVRKSKITASRRLFLKTKILKKANTLLVEEKEQKKIEREGTLSERVPPLKLSGLSVQDLQNLCKEIHHKIDVVDEERYDVQAKIFKSEKEIADLSHKIFDLKGKMKRPALKRVRVSADAMLGALLGAKHKESIDFKANLKTVKKEEEKKEEVTDWRKNVDAMSGMEGRKKLFAGPNAQ